A region of the Chlamydia felis Fe/C-56 genome:
TGATATCTTTCCAAAAGGATCTTTGACAAATTATGTAAATATTCAGACTTCCTTTCTCCAAGACCGCAGGGAGAAATGATGGAATATAATTTCTTTAAAGGAAGTTGCGCTAAAGCCTGGGCATCAGGAGCAATGGCAAACAGTTTCGGTGTTACGGAATTTACAGCTTTATCCGTGGAGTTCCCTGAAAGCAGGACAGCGATAAGCAGCTGAAACGGGGTTTCCCATCCTGTTAAAGAGGGTTTGGGGTCTGGAAAAAGATCGTTTAAGGTCGAAAGAATAAAATTTTTAACATCAGTTTTATTTTCCAATGCAAAACCTACTAAAAATTTCTCCCAATATCGTTTCGTTGATTTCGGATCCAGAAAGGTTCCCTGTGGTTTGTAGTGCTTGTCTGAGTTCTAGAGCTACAAGTTCAGGAGGAAGTTGAGATAGCAGACCTTCTTTAGCTGATAGCAAGTACGTGCGAATTTGCTGGAGTATTGTATGATGGCGGGCAGAAACAAGAAAGACTTTTGAGTTTTTCCCCAACTGTTGTTTCTGTATCCATTTTTGGATAAATTGTTTGAGTTCTAAAATTCCATCCCCGGTTTTTGCTGAGATGGCTAATTGAGGCAAAGATGTGTCGATACGTGGGGGTGATGCAAGATCGGATTTATTCCAAAGAAGGAGAGAGGGTTTTTGAAATAAAATTTCTGGAAGGGGTGGAGGGGGTTGTGTAGCATCCATGACCCAGAGGATGCCCTCCGCTTGTTTCATAGCGGAAATAGCTCGTTCTATACCTTCTTGTTCTACGGGATTATCCGTTTCTCGTTGTCCCGCAGAGTCTATAAGACGGATGCGTTTTCCTTGTAGCGTCCAGCTTTCTTCTAATATGTCTCTTGTTGTTCCCGGAATATCGGTAACAATTGCACGATTTCTATTGGTCAATGCGTTTAGAAGAGAAGATTTCCCCGCATTAGGATGCCCAGCAAGAACTATGCTTGTTCCTTGGGCAAGCCTTTGTCCTTCGTCGAAACTTGAGATTAAATCCTCAATGATAACTAAAGCTTCATT
Encoded here:
- the mnmE gene encoding tRNA uridine-5-carboxymethylaminomethyl(34) synthesis GTPase MnmE, whose translation is MIKNDTIAAIATPPGEGSIAIVRVSGPEAIQITDKIFSGPVPSFASHTAHLGTASHHGRQIDQVLLLIMRAPRSFTGEDVVELQCHGGYFSCSQILEALVSEGARPALPGEFSQRAFLNGKIDLIQAEAIQNLIAADNLDAFHIAQNHFQGHFSQRVQKISSLIIESLAFIEVLADFPEEEQPDMEVPEKRLNEALVIIEDLISSFDEGQRLAQGTSIVLAGHPNAGKSSLLNALTNRNRAIVTDIPGTTRDILEESWTLQGKRIRLIDSAGQRETDNPVEQEGIERAISAMKQAEGILWVMDATQPPPPLPEILFQKPSLLLWNKSDLASPPRIDTSLPQLAISAKTGDGILELKQFIQKWIQKQQLGKNSKVFLVSARHHTILQQIRTYLLSAKEGLLSQLPPELVALELRQALQTTGNLSGSEINETILGEIFSRFCIGK